TCCCATCGAACTTTTTTATACATGGGGAGGGCGTTTTCCCTATTCCTATATACATTTACGCAAAACCCTCAATTCTTCCGCGTATTTGTATATTTACGCGTAAGAGTGCGACCCCCCTAAACAAAAAGTTCCCTTGGAACTAACGTCCGCGGGAAAATAAAACGGTCTGTAATATATTTACAAAACTCTCAAAACCGCTGATACCATGCTATTCGCGTTCTATCACCACGACTGTCTCAACGTGCGTGGTCACCCCACATCGGCTTGATAGAAAGCACGTTGACGCCCCGCATTGGCTCTATAGAAAACAGTTGATTTATTAATGGCAATTACTTTATCCACGTGCCTCGTCTGGGCACAATGTCGTAAAGTATCTCAATAGAAATCACATTGAAACTGAGGAATGTCAGTTTAGAAAACTATCGACAAATCTTCAGCTTTCATCATCTATTAGATGATATAACAACTATTTTATATTATTTTAGACAGATCAACATGGCTCAGAAGAGTGTTATTATCCACTTAATAGCTACAGACATATTAGAATATCACTCTAATATGTCTGTAGTTTTCTTGTGTTAATTTAAACAGTTCTAAAATCCCCTACACTTTGTGGATAATGACTATTGAGACTACCCCATTTCCACAATTCTACGGTAGGAGCCCTTGGGATTAGTTCGATTGAGAACAAACTACAGGACGATTAATTCATAATCTCGGCTACCCATACCGATTTCTTCACCATGTTGCATTTGGATAGTACCGTCTATATAGGAGCGCAAACCTTTGAACTTATCCGCACCGGATTCATGATTGCAAGAAAGGTGAGAGTCAGAGAATCCAAGCTGTTTATTAACCAGATCATAGCTAGCCTGGTCAAGAGCTACAGGATCAGTGGAAGCCAAAAAACCGATATCAGGAACAATAGGGGCGTCACTCCAGGATGCGCAATCACAATCAGGAGTAATGTTTATGAGAAAGTTTATATAACCGATACGTTTTTCATGTGCTTTAGCAAAGCCATATCCATATTCGGCCATCCGTTCAAGAAAAGCTTCTAAGTCTGTCTGCCAGTCGATCCCGTTGGCCTTTACTGAGCAAACGGTTAGACACTCACCACAGCCGATACATTTATCCAAGTCAACTTGTGCTTTCTCATTCACAGTAATCGCATGTTCAGGACAAACTTCGCTACATTCACCACAGCCAATACATTTATCTTGATCGACTATAATCTTAGTGCCATGCTGCTCTTTTTTACCAACCGCTGGCGCACCACCCATGGCAAGATTTTTTATGGTCCCACCAAAGCCACCCATCTCATGTCCCTTAAAGTGAGATAATACAATTACGCTGTCAGCGTTAACAATATCTTTAGCCAGCTTTACTTTCTTGAAATGTTTTTTATTTATTTCTACTTCAGTAATATTATCACTGCGTAGTCCATCAGCTATGATAATTGGTGCACCTGTAACTGTATAATCAAAACCATGCTCCAAGGCAGTCAGTAAATGATCAACCGAATTATGCCGACTTCCACCGTAGAGTGTATTAGTATCAGTTAGGAAGGGTTTAGCACCCTTTTCCTTAATTTTATCCACCACTTGACGCACAAAAAGAGGACTAATAAAGCCATCACTGCCGCGTTCACCAAAGTGCAATTTAATAGCTGTAAGATCATCCTTTTGAATGAGCTCATTAAAACCCGCACGATCAAATAAGGTTCTAATTTTGCTAATTTTATTGTTCTTGTCTGATCTTGACCGTAGATTTACAAAGTATACTTTACTGGACATTCTTTTTCCCCTCTCATATTAAATAATGTTAAATCAATATCTATTGAACCATCTTGAGTTAACTCCAAGTCAATAGGTTTTCAGCTTAAAGTTTGCTATAATCTTCATCGTTTACTGTTTCCAATCACTCTTTGGAAGATCCTTCTTCAGGCGCTTCAACAGTAATGGGATACTATTTTAAACTCACATGCGACTCTCATTTGTCTGTTTATCCCTGTGGCTTTAAGAGACCATAGAAATAGGAGGCTGTTGCACCACCATCAATTAAGAAGTCAGCACCAGTGATGAA
This window of the Desulfosporosinus sp. Sb-LF genome carries:
- a CDS encoding DUF362 domain-containing protein, with product MSSKVYFVNLRSRSDKNNKISKIRTLFDRAGFNELIQKDDLTAIKLHFGERGSDGFISPLFVRQVVDKIKEKGAKPFLTDTNTLYGGSRHNSVDHLLTALEHGFDYTVTGAPIIIADGLRSDNITEVEINKKHFKKVKLAKDIVNADSVIVLSHFKGHEMGGFGGTIKNLAMGGAPAVGKKEQHGTKIIVDQDKCIGCGECSEVCPEHAITVNEKAQVDLDKCIGCGECLTVCSVKANGIDWQTDLEAFLERMAEYGYGFAKAHEKRIGYINFLINITPDCDCASWSDAPIVPDIGFLASTDPVALDQASYDLVNKQLGFSDSHLSCNHESGADKFKGLRSYIDGTIQMQHGEEIGMGSRDYELIVL